The following are encoded together in the Parabacteroides chongii genome:
- a CDS encoding Rid family hydrolase, which produces MELTIKQYNKTEVQITSFETKKGITEYHVIFQQTDYMEDYPTQLNNLLQAYTQCVEELPGNPTAVFRRYFMSDVTNQTALLMEQERSNPYCALSIVQQAPVNGTKIALWAWLQTGVQTQVLPSNLFEACHGSYRQLFGANLCNRAANSEYQTRLIFRDYIMQLTAANCTLANNCIRTWIFVQNVDVNYPGVVKARKEVFATQNLTENTHFIASTGIEGRYQDTNVFVTMDTYAVSGIGREQIQYLYAPDHLSRTYEYGVTFERGVAITYGDRRHVFVSGTASIDRYGEIVHPGDVIKQSERMIENITALLNEAGADQNDIMQAIVYIRDTGDFARVKQYMETHHRNMPHLIVRAPVCRSGWLVEIECLAVVAVDEPEYPAF; this is translated from the coding sequence ATGGAGTTAACAATAAAACAATACAACAAAACAGAAGTACAGATCACCTCATTCGAAACTAAAAAGGGAATCACGGAATATCATGTCATCTTCCAGCAGACAGATTATATGGAAGATTATCCTACCCAATTAAATAATCTGTTACAGGCATACACCCAATGTGTCGAAGAACTTCCGGGTAACCCGACAGCGGTATTCCGCCGTTACTTTATGAGTGACGTTACCAATCAAACCGCCTTGTTAATGGAACAGGAACGCTCCAATCCGTATTGTGCTTTATCCATCGTACAGCAGGCTCCCGTGAACGGGACCAAAATAGCTCTTTGGGCATGGCTCCAGACAGGCGTACAGACACAGGTTCTTCCCAGTAATCTGTTTGAAGCATGTCACGGCAGTTACCGCCAATTGTTCGGTGCCAACCTATGCAACCGGGCTGCCAATTCGGAATATCAGACACGCCTTATTTTCCGCGATTATATCATGCAACTGACAGCAGCCAACTGCACGCTAGCCAATAACTGCATACGGACCTGGATATTCGTACAGAACGTCGACGTGAATTATCCGGGCGTAGTCAAAGCCCGCAAGGAGGTATTCGCGACACAGAACTTGACGGAAAATACTCATTTTATAGCCAGTACCGGCATTGAAGGCCGTTATCAGGACACGAATGTGTTCGTTACCATGGATACGTATGCCGTATCGGGTATCGGGCGGGAACAAATCCAATACTTATATGCCCCCGACCATCTGAGCCGGACTTATGAATACGGAGTGACTTTTGAAAGAGGCGTTGCCATCACCTATGGCGACCGCCGCCATGTCTTCGTATCCGGTACGGCTAGCATCGACCGGTATGGCGAAATCGTCCATCCGGGGGATGTGATCAAACAATCCGAACGCATGATCGAAAATATCACCGCCCTGCTCAACGAAGCAGGTGCCGACCAGAACGATATCATGCAGGCCATCGTCTATATACGGGATACCGGCGATTTCGCCCGCGTTAAACAGTATATGGAAACCCATCATCGGAACATGCCTCACCTGATCGTCCGTGCCCCGGTATGCCGATCCGGATGGTTGGTTGAAATAGAATGCCTGGCAGTCGTTGCCGTCGATGAACCGGAGTATCCGGCATTCTAA
- a CDS encoding hemerythrin domain-containing protein, with amino-acid sequence MYKQGKYKETDKMSDLICENYPMVLVMSRFGIDLGFGEKNIGDVCRQNEVDCCTFLTVVNFLSEEISGTINEINNCLSLGSLITYLHNAHDYFLNFRLPHIRRKLTEAITGCPGDIAFAITKFFDDYVYEVHKHMSYEEKIVFPYVRNLLEGMKDTKYNISIFRKRHDQIEMKIVELKNILLKYYPGPDNYLLNSVLFDIFATEQDLASHNRVEDYLFVPAVLAIEKTIK; translated from the coding sequence ATGTATAAACAAGGAAAATACAAAGAGACAGATAAAATGAGCGACTTGATTTGCGAGAACTATCCCATGGTTCTCGTAATGAGCCGCTTCGGTATCGACCTGGGATTCGGGGAGAAAAACATCGGGGATGTATGCCGGCAGAACGAGGTGGATTGCTGCACGTTCCTTACCGTTGTCAATTTTCTCTCGGAAGAGATTTCAGGCACGATCAACGAGATCAACAACTGCCTTTCTCTCGGGTCGCTGATCACCTATCTGCATAATGCGCACGATTATTTCCTGAACTTCCGGCTGCCTCATATCCGCCGCAAACTGACGGAAGCAATTACCGGCTGCCCGGGTGACATCGCTTTCGCTATCACCAAATTCTTCGACGATTATGTTTACGAGGTCCATAAACACATGTCGTACGAAGAAAAGATCGTCTTCCCTTACGTCCGCAACCTGTTGGAAGGGATGAAAGATACCAAATACAATATCAGTATCTTCCGCAAACGGCACGACCAGATAGAGATGAAGATCGTGGAGCTCAAAAATATCCTGCTCAAATACTATCCCGGACCCGACAATTACCTGCTGAACAGTGTCCTGTTCGACATCTTTGCCACCGAACAAGATCTGGCCTCTCATAACCGGGTAGAAGATTACCTCTTCGTTCCCGCTGTACTAGCCATTGAAAAAACAATCAAATGA
- a CDS encoding Rid family hydrolase — translation MAFKTKTYEQDFIHAQICSFEGKGGVTEYHILFSVTTPSLPFTEQLDKLQKAYETVTKEEAGKAVAIFRRYFLSDAANQTERLMERECENPFCALSIVQQAPLNGTKIALWAYMQTDMTTETYNSGMFEASHNKYRHLWTGGAHNKAATSEYQTRLLLNDYVLQLTEQHCTLAADCIRTWFFVQNVDVNYAGVVKARKEVFITQNLTEKTHYITSTGIEGRHADPEVLVQMDAYTVDGLQPEQIQFLYAPTHLNPTYEYGVTFERGTAVSYGDRKQIFLSGTASIDNRGEIVHPGDILKQTERMMENINVLLQEAGASVADIMQAIVYLRDPADYEEVNRYIRTHHPDMPHLIVLAPVCRPGWLIETECIAVIPADLPQYPCL, via the coding sequence ATGGCATTCAAAACAAAAACATACGAACAAGATTTTATACACGCTCAAATTTGTTCTTTTGAAGGCAAGGGAGGGGTAACGGAATATCATATACTATTTTCCGTTACCACCCCTTCATTGCCGTTTACAGAACAGCTGGATAAATTACAAAAAGCATACGAAACAGTAACAAAAGAAGAAGCCGGTAAAGCCGTTGCTATATTCCGCCGGTATTTCCTGAGTGATGCGGCGAATCAGACGGAACGGTTGATGGAACGGGAATGCGAAAACCCGTTTTGTGCATTATCGATTGTGCAACAAGCTCCGCTAAACGGTACTAAAATAGCACTATGGGCTTATATGCAAACCGATATGACTACAGAAACCTACAATTCCGGTATGTTCGAAGCATCTCATAATAAGTATCGCCACCTCTGGACCGGCGGTGCACACAATAAGGCGGCTACCTCTGAATACCAGACCCGCCTGTTATTGAACGATTATGTGTTGCAACTGACCGAACAGCATTGTACGCTGGCTGCCGACTGCATCCGTACCTGGTTCTTCGTACAGAATGTAGATGTAAACTATGCAGGTGTCGTAAAAGCCCGCAAGGAAGTTTTCATCACCCAGAACCTGACGGAGAAAACACATTATATAACCAGTACCGGGATAGAAGGCCGTCACGCCGACCCGGAAGTGCTGGTGCAGATGGATGCCTATACAGTAGACGGCCTGCAACCGGAACAGATACAATTCCTCTATGCCCCTACCCATTTAAATCCGACCTATGAATATGGCGTCACTTTTGAACGGGGCACAGCCGTTTCGTACGGCGACAGGAAACAGATATTCCTGTCGGGAACAGCCAGTATCGACAACCGGGGAGAGATCGTTCACCCCGGAGATATATTGAAACAGACCGAACGGATGATGGAAAACATCAACGTCCTGTTGCAGGAGGCCGGAGCTTCCGTAGCCGATATCATGCAGGCTATCGTCTATCTCCGCGACCCGGCAGATTACGAGGAAGTAAACCGTTATATCCGCACCCATCACCCGGATATGCCGCACCTGATCGTACTGGCACCGGTATGTCGTCCGGGATGGCTGATCGAGACGGAATGTATTGCCGTTATTCCGGCAGACCTTCCGCAATACCCCTGTTTATAA
- a CDS encoding response regulator transcription factor: MSTNFKIAVAEPSSIIRCGLITILKRLPGLHIQLTEIATAECLVESLRMHRPEVLIINPSLPGYFGIQHLKEECGCTEMKCLAIACMATDQAMLRPYDDLINIYDSPDELKHKLERLNAEEASTEPQEEEEEQQTLSSREKEIVVCVVKGMTNREIADRLYLSTHTVITHRRNIARKLQVHSASGLTVYAIVNKLVELNEIKKA; the protein is encoded by the coding sequence ATGAGCACTAACTTTAAAATAGCTGTTGCAGAACCTTCCTCCATTATCCGTTGCGGATTGATTACCATCCTGAAACGGTTGCCCGGGTTGCATATCCAGCTGACGGAAATAGCTACGGCTGAATGCCTGGTGGAAAGCCTCCGCATGCACCGGCCGGAAGTACTGATCATCAACCCTTCACTTCCCGGCTATTTCGGGATACAGCATCTGAAAGAAGAGTGCGGTTGCACCGAAATGAAATGCCTGGCTATCGCCTGCATGGCGACCGATCAAGCCATGCTCCGCCCGTATGACGACCTGATCAATATTTATGACAGTCCCGACGAACTGAAACATAAGCTGGAGCGGCTGAATGCGGAAGAAGCATCTACTGAGCCGCAAGAAGAGGAGGAAGAACAGCAGACACTCAGTTCGAGGGAAAAAGAGATCGTTGTCTGTGTTGTCAAAGGTATGACGAACCGGGAAATCGCCGACCGTTTATATCTATCCACCCACACCGTGATCACGCACCGGCGGAATATCGCCCGGAAACTGCAGGTCCACAGTGCCAGCGGTCTGACTGTATATGCCATTGTGAACAAACTGGTCGAACTGAATGAAATAAAAAAAGCATGA